A window of the Burkholderia sp. 9120 genome harbors these coding sequences:
- a CDS encoding aldo/keto reductase, with protein sequence MDYVKLGRTGLDVSRLCLGCMSYGVPTRGTHPWSLDDEASRPFIKQALDYGINFFDTANVYSDGTSEEIVGRALKDFAKRDEIVLATKVNSRMHPGPNGAGLSRKAIMSEIDKSLRRLGTDYVDLYQIHRWDYETPIEETMEALHDVVKAGKARYIGASSMYAWQFAKALHVAESHGWTRFVTMQNYVNLLYREEEREMLPLCENEGIGVIPWSPLARGRLTRDWNTESARSETDEFGQTLYAQTEDADRKIVERVSKIASDRGVPRAQVALAWVLQKQPITAPIVGATKLHHLDDAVAALSLNLSDDEIRQLEELYVPHAVTGFK encoded by the coding sequence CTGGTCGCTCGACGACGAAGCGTCGCGGCCCTTCATCAAACAGGCGCTCGACTACGGCATTAATTTCTTCGACACCGCGAACGTCTATTCGGACGGCACCAGCGAGGAAATCGTCGGCCGCGCGCTGAAGGACTTTGCCAAACGCGATGAGATCGTGCTGGCCACCAAGGTCAACAGCCGCATGCATCCTGGTCCGAACGGCGCCGGTCTGTCGCGCAAGGCGATCATGTCGGAGATCGACAAAAGTTTGCGGCGCCTGGGCACGGACTACGTCGATCTGTATCAGATCCATCGCTGGGACTACGAGACGCCGATCGAAGAAACCATGGAAGCGCTGCACGACGTCGTGAAGGCCGGCAAGGCCCGCTATATCGGCGCGTCGTCGATGTACGCGTGGCAGTTCGCCAAAGCGTTGCACGTCGCGGAAAGCCATGGCTGGACGCGTTTCGTGACGATGCAGAACTACGTGAATCTGCTGTATCGCGAGGAAGAGCGGGAAATGCTGCCGCTGTGCGAAAACGAAGGCATCGGCGTGATTCCGTGGAGTCCGCTGGCACGCGGGCGCCTGACGCGCGACTGGAATACGGAAAGCGCACGCTCCGAAACCGACGAATTCGGCCAAACGCTGTACGCGCAGACCGAAGACGCGGATCGCAAGATTGTGGAACGCGTCAGCAAGATTGCCAGCGACCGCGGTGTGCCGCGCGCGCAGGTCGCGTTAGCGTGGGTGTTGCAGAAGCAGCCGATTACCGCGCCGATTGTCGGCGCGACCAAGCTGCATCATCTGGACGATGCGGTCGCCGCGCTGTCGTTGAATCTGAGCGACGACGAAATCCGTCAGCTTGAAGAACTGTATGTACCGCACGCGGTGACCGGCTTCAAGTAA